One window from the genome of Ammoniphilus sp. CFH 90114 encodes:
- a CDS encoding recombinase family protein translates to MIFGYARVSTHLQSLDSQIDALKKFGCMKIYEEKLSGKRKDRPELKELLKVLRKGDTVVVYKLDRISRSTKHLIELIDFFQEKEVNFVSLQENIDTTSSMGKFIFRIFAAVAEMERDIIVERTKEGLNAARARGRVGGRPKVSEEDIKTAITLYRSNNFTVQEIVKKTNVARSTLYKYLMVYK, encoded by the coding sequence ATGATATTCGGTTACGCACGTGTGTCAACGCATTTACAAAGCTTGGATTCGCAAATTGATGCTCTTAAAAAATTTGGTTGTATGAAGATCTATGAAGAAAAGCTTTCTGGAAAAAGGAAAGATCGACCAGAGCTAAAAGAGTTATTAAAAGTGTTGAGGAAAGGTGATACGGTCGTAGTATATAAATTAGATCGAATAAGTCGATCTACAAAGCACTTAATTGAATTAATTGATTTTTTTCAAGAAAAGGAAGTTAACTTTGTTTCACTTCAGGAAAATATTGATACAACTTCTAGTATGGGTAAGTTTATATTTAGGATTTTTGCTGCGGTAGCAGAAATGGAACGCGACATTATAGTTGAAAGAACAAAAGAAGGGTTAAATGCGGCAAGAGCAAGGGGAAGAGTAGGGGGTAGGCCAAAAGTATCTGAAGAAGATATTAAAACTGCAATAACCTTGTATAGGAGTAACAATTTTACTGTTCAGGAGATCGTCAAAAAAACAAATGTTGCTAGAAGTACTTTATATAAGTATTTAATGGTTTATAAATAG
- a CDS encoding PD-(D/E)XK motif protein: protein MINIREIIDRLELDPKLENNTDDNSNYLVAKMVSSSAVIPLIIAISNDEKKGHLLIHLGKELKLEQLKRLPTWNGIDIHQEKIDVYNFKNEYFLIIKQVHNSEKKIFYTFVSNLCEELLNLKSSSLMLSTLEEILERWKYFFSVHSSHILSTESQQGLYGELWFLRELLKTVGSRSVRFWRGSEKEVHDFQNNKLAVEVKTLSSKKHYKVKINNERQLDDFGFESLNLVCLYLNTIHNSGEGLNQIIYDIKSLLVSSPNLLQEFESKLFFAGFIESQSSEYLTGYILRKVEAFEVTNGFPRILGESLPNGVGNITYTVELSTCGEFQRPFHDIFNLDWS, encoded by the coding sequence ATGATTAATATTAGAGAAATTATTGATCGTCTAGAGTTAGATCCAAAACTTGAAAATAATACAGATGATAATTCTAACTATCTAGTAGCAAAGATGGTATCTAGTAGTGCAGTTATACCATTAATCATTGCTATATCTAATGATGAAAAGAAGGGTCATCTACTTATTCACTTAGGTAAAGAACTAAAGTTAGAACAGCTAAAGAGATTACCAACATGGAATGGAATTGATATTCATCAGGAAAAAATTGATGTTTATAATTTTAAAAATGAATATTTCCTAATTATTAAGCAAGTCCATAATTCTGAGAAGAAGATTTTTTACACTTTTGTTTCGAATTTGTGTGAAGAGTTACTAAATCTTAAGTCATCATCATTAATGTTAAGTACTTTGGAAGAGATACTTGAAAGATGGAAGTATTTCTTTAGTGTCCATAGTAGCCATATCTTATCTACTGAGTCCCAACAGGGGTTATATGGAGAGCTCTGGTTCTTGAGAGAACTGCTTAAAACTGTTGGTTCAAGGTCTGTAAGGTTTTGGAGAGGCAGTGAGAAGGAAGTACACGATTTTCAAAACAATAAACTAGCTGTCGAAGTAAAAACCTTATCAAGTAAAAAACATTATAAGGTAAAGATTAATAATGAAAGACAGTTGGATGATTTTGGATTTGAAAGTTTAAATTTAGTGTGCTTGTACCTCAACACAATTCATAATAGCGGAGAAGGCTTAAATCAAATTATATATGATATAAAAAGTTTATTAGTTTCGTCTCCAAATTTGTTACAAGAATTTGAGAGTAAGTTATTCTTCGCTGGTTTTATAGAATCACAATCAAGCGAGTACTTAACAGGTTATATTTTACGTAAAGTTGAGGCATTTGAAGTAACTAATGGGTTTCCACGTATATTAGGTGAATCTCTACCGAATGGTGTTGGTAACATAACTTATACAGTTGAATTATCAACTTGTGGTGAATTTCAAAGACCCTTTCATGACATATTTAACTTAGATTGGAGCTAG
- a CDS encoding tyrosine-type recombinase/integrase yields the protein MDAGLSVGLYENHISEVRGWNYRGPYRSGRFLIRLISKEEASFLFFMSDKRIGKRVKFDRTEKTGSNLDELFQYFYEAKISEGVSERTLETYRENYRFFVDYLEMRFIPPEVSKITPEVLRDYMTWMLTKKIRFDGHEHKSEAEKTVGLSPVTVNTRTKILRTMFRFLLKEGLIQKNPWETVAKVEEHHTEIKVMTATQLKLLLGAPNQRSYAGFRDYVLMTCLIDGFFRINEALSLRVEDIDFDLELAEVRAEVAKTRRSRFVPLSRKTLKLIKELIQECKEFNSEYIFNTNYGEKLDANHFRHRLKEYAEQVGLNIRVHPHLFRHTSATIFLEQGGEIRHLAKILGHADLRMVMKYTHLSNTSIKSQHEQFSPMNQVFNNLNRSRKILR from the coding sequence ATGGACGCTGGACTATCCGTTGGACTATACGAAAACCACATATCAGAGGTGCGAGGCTGGAATTACAGAGGCCCGTATCGATCAGGACGTTTTCTCATTCGATTAATTTCGAAAGAGGAGGCGTCTTTTTTATTTTTTATGAGCGATAAACGAATAGGAAAACGAGTGAAGTTTGATCGAACGGAGAAGACAGGAAGCAATCTGGACGAGCTGTTCCAGTATTTCTATGAGGCGAAGATTTCTGAGGGAGTCTCGGAGCGCACCCTTGAAACATACAGAGAGAATTATCGGTTCTTTGTCGACTATCTCGAAATGAGATTTATTCCCCCTGAGGTCTCGAAAATTACTCCTGAGGTTCTCCGTGATTATATGACTTGGATGCTGACGAAGAAGATTCGCTTCGACGGTCATGAACATAAATCAGAAGCGGAGAAGACAGTCGGTCTTTCTCCAGTGACAGTGAATACACGGACAAAGATTCTGCGAACTATGTTTCGTTTCTTACTGAAGGAAGGTCTCATTCAAAAGAATCCGTGGGAAACCGTGGCGAAAGTCGAAGAACATCACACAGAAATCAAAGTCATGACAGCGACTCAACTGAAGTTATTACTCGGAGCACCTAACCAGCGGAGTTATGCTGGCTTCAGAGATTATGTGCTCATGACTTGTCTCATAGATGGTTTTTTCAGAATAAATGAGGCTCTGTCGTTACGAGTGGAAGACATCGACTTTGATCTTGAACTCGCAGAAGTTCGAGCGGAAGTCGCAAAGACCAGACGTTCTCGATTCGTTCCACTCTCACGTAAAACATTGAAACTCATCAAGGAATTAATTCAAGAGTGCAAGGAATTCAATTCCGAGTACATTTTCAACACGAATTATGGCGAGAAGCTGGACGCAAATCACTTTCGTCATCGACTGAAGGAGTATGCGGAGCAAGTCGGGTTGAATATTCGAGTTCATCCTCATTTATTCCGTCATACGTCAGCAACTATCTTTCTGGAGCAAGGTGGAGAGATTCGTCATCTTGCGAAAATCCTCGGACATGCTGACTTGAGAATGGTCATGAAGTACACGCACTTGTCAAATACTTCAATAAAATCGCAACACGAACAATTCTCACCTATGAATCAAGTCTTCAATAATTTGAACAGATCACGAAAGATACTGAGATAA
- a CDS encoding AIPR family protein: MSDLVSFSKSFLEDIIEESKTSTFQLEDIFVDRFCGYLVDAEECFDYQLCNYKKKGRGIKINAYSYVDDFDTVTLFVSDFDNLKSVRKLGKKTLFKRFNSGLNFYKSSLKGLKGQIEESDDAFSLADLLESNANSIRKLKIVVITNSIAVNDVPEDIKLGNTLVTHHIWDIERLYQFIYENKGTEELKINFTDEFIEELNLIKTPDCNEIYDSYVGVISGKLLAEIYDKWGQRLIERNVRSFLQAKAQINKGIRDTITKEAHMFMAYNNGISTIAESAVLNKPNNNVEMYQVKELIGWQIVNGGQTTASLYNAYKNDVSLDRVFVQLKLTVIKEKSHIDNIISSISRYANSQNKITMSDFSANDIFHVTLENLSRTIWVPSVGLKGKAESKWFYERARGQYLVEYNRQISKAKKDLFLKQNPKSQLISKTIAAKYEMSWNQYPHTVSKGAETNFVEFMELIKENKVKPDADYFKTLIAKGILFNTCDKIVKGKNFGGYKANVVAYTVAIFSFIHNKEIDFISIWNNQGIEDTLIEALSTLCEYTWEHITNPPVAGTNITQWCKKEECWTLFKGKMKNFKPLEREKATC, encoded by the coding sequence ATGAGTGATCTGGTTTCTTTTTCTAAAAGCTTTTTAGAAGATATAATAGAGGAGTCAAAAACAAGTACGTTCCAATTAGAAGATATTTTTGTAGATCGTTTTTGTGGGTATTTAGTCGATGCTGAAGAATGTTTCGACTACCAATTATGTAATTACAAGAAAAAGGGTAGAGGGATTAAAATTAATGCATATTCTTATGTAGATGATTTTGATACGGTAACACTTTTTGTGTCTGATTTTGATAACTTAAAATCAGTAAGAAAATTAGGAAAAAAGACTTTATTTAAGAGGTTTAATTCAGGGTTAAACTTTTATAAATCTTCTCTAAAAGGATTAAAGGGTCAGATTGAGGAATCAGATGATGCATTTTCACTTGCAGACCTTTTGGAATCAAATGCAAATTCCATCCGAAAACTTAAGATTGTTGTTATTACAAATAGTATAGCTGTAAACGATGTCCCTGAAGATATTAAATTAGGTAATACTTTAGTAACTCATCACATATGGGATATTGAAAGATTATACCAATTTATATATGAAAATAAGGGTACTGAAGAGCTTAAAATAAATTTTACCGATGAATTTATCGAGGAACTAAATTTGATTAAGACGCCCGATTGCAATGAGATTTATGACAGTTATGTTGGAGTAATCTCTGGAAAACTGTTAGCGGAGATTTATGATAAGTGGGGGCAAAGATTAATAGAAAGAAATGTGCGATCATTTTTACAGGCAAAGGCTCAAATTAACAAAGGAATTAGAGATACAATAACAAAAGAAGCGCATATGTTTATGGCTTATAACAATGGGATATCAACGATTGCTGAATCAGCAGTTCTTAATAAACCTAATAATAATGTGGAAATGTACCAAGTAAAGGAGCTCATAGGTTGGCAAATAGTAAATGGAGGGCAAACTACAGCATCTTTGTATAATGCATATAAAAATGATGTTTCTTTAGATAGAGTATTTGTCCAGCTTAAACTAACAGTAATAAAAGAGAAAAGTCATATAGATAATATTATCTCTTCTATATCGAGATATGCTAATAGTCAAAATAAAATTACGATGTCTGATTTTAGCGCCAATGATATTTTCCATGTAACATTGGAGAATCTCTCAAGAACCATTTGGGTTCCGAGTGTAGGCTTAAAAGGAAAGGCTGAGTCAAAGTGGTTTTACGAAAGAGCAAGAGGACAATATTTAGTTGAATATAACAGACAAATATCTAAAGCAAAGAAGGATTTATTCCTTAAACAAAATCCCAAAAGCCAGCTTATTTCTAAAACCATAGCAGCAAAGTACGAGATGTCTTGGAACCAATATCCTCATACAGTAAGTAAAGGAGCAGAGACAAATTTTGTTGAGTTTATGGAGCTAATTAAAGAAAACAAGGTCAAACCCGATGCGGACTATTTTAAAACTCTAATTGCAAAAGGGATTCTCTTTAATACCTGTGACAAAATAGTAAAGGGTAAGAACTTTGGTGGATATAAAGCAAACGTTGTAGCGTATACCGTCGCCATATTTTCATTTATCCATAATAAGGAGATTGACTTTATAAGTATCTGGAATAATCAAGGGATAGAAGACACTCTAATAGAAGCGTTATCAACTTTGTGTGAATATACATGGGAGCATATTACTAATCCGCCTGTCGCAGGAACTAATATAACTCAATGGTGTAAGAAAGAAGAATGTTGGACTTTGTTTAAAGGAAAAATGAAGAATTTTAAACCCTTAGAAAGAGAAAAAGCAACGTGTTAG
- a CDS encoding Z1 domain-containing protein, protein MYINDEIRAMSLLLFDSLINEINDTEETIKRVVGKVSILFEGIDKDLLSNELRESLSTTITLHSMIKKEDKEHKPWLHNKKGTIKWKHWRRYERHLREKKKWPVNVIKSLDETTDRILELLEDPEEKNRTYDRRGLVVGYVQSGKTANFTGLINKAFDAGFKLVIVLAGMHNDLRSQTQMRLDEEVLGFETSKSQLRQPNDSTGKLIGVATLTGESFIDIANLTTRDHNGDFSRTIACGINVQPRVQPLLLVVKKNVSVLKNILQYFRTDSPLSRLATLDSPYKTVPNIPTLIIDDEADQASINTSEIYDDEGKLLDEYDPTKINGLIRQIYRTFEQKAYIGYTATPFANIFIHNETSTSDHGEDLFPKDFILNLPKPSNYVGPAEFFGLDLDDDSSLPLLREIEYVDTFAPLGHKITHVPKYLPNSLKEAIYSFILTVTIRSLRGYEKKHNSMLIHVTRFKPVQEIVYELVSDELYSIKNRLRLGESESSDSIISEIKYLFLNDFLSTTTKMEINCPEMKWELINEKLLQTVESIQVKKINGNSKDTLDYKEHEETGLNVIAVGGDKLSRGITLEGLSISYYLRASKMYDTLMQMGRWFGYRDGYLDLCRIYTTSDLITWFRHIAIATEELRSEIEYMASVGSTPQMFGLKVQKHPSMLVTNQLKMRATEVKTLSYSGTVSETTVFELNDDTFIHNFSVTDKFIKQLATPNKDYIFNKRAKVSTLEHLFWDNVAGEMVFNFIHEFKTASSSPRANSKYISEYINEQMKNGELVRWTVVLINEGEKELLLGGHWIGNGIERAGIKEYTKQGSVSVKRLLSKNHEFFDFTGEQIEYIKVHNLKDIEARKQLRNPEEGLLILYPIDYTKNENLVGVAQTPIGFGVVFPETNHPQTSVNYVVNNVFMEMDS, encoded by the coding sequence ATGTATATAAATGACGAAATAAGAGCAATGTCTTTATTACTGTTCGATAGTTTAATAAATGAAATCAACGATACGGAGGAGACTATAAAAAGGGTTGTTGGGAAAGTCTCCATTTTATTCGAAGGTATAGATAAAGATCTGTTATCTAATGAATTAAGAGAATCATTGAGTACGACTATTACTTTACATTCAATGATAAAAAAAGAAGATAAAGAGCATAAACCTTGGTTACATAATAAGAAGGGTACAATTAAATGGAAACATTGGAGAAGATACGAAAGACATTTAAGAGAAAAGAAGAAGTGGCCAGTTAATGTAATAAAAAGTTTAGATGAGACTACTGATAGGATTCTAGAATTACTTGAGGACCCTGAAGAAAAAAATAGGACATACGACCGAAGAGGGTTAGTAGTAGGTTATGTACAGTCAGGTAAAACAGCAAATTTTACAGGATTGATTAACAAAGCGTTTGATGCTGGGTTTAAATTAGTTATAGTCCTTGCAGGAATGCATAACGATTTAAGAAGTCAAACTCAAATGAGGTTAGATGAAGAGGTTTTAGGTTTTGAAACAAGTAAAAGCCAATTAAGACAACCAAACGATTCAACTGGAAAGCTGATAGGTGTAGCTACTCTTACAGGAGAATCTTTTATTGACATTGCTAATCTAACAACAAGAGATCATAATGGAGATTTTAGTAGGACAATAGCGTGTGGAATAAATGTACAACCTAGAGTGCAGCCACTACTTTTAGTAGTTAAGAAGAATGTTAGTGTTCTAAAGAACATTCTCCAATATTTTAGAACGGACAGTCCTTTGTCTCGTCTAGCAACTTTGGACTCTCCATATAAAACAGTTCCTAATATCCCTACCTTAATAATAGATGACGAAGCAGACCAAGCATCAATAAACACCTCAGAGATATATGATGATGAAGGAAAATTATTAGATGAATATGACCCTACTAAAATAAATGGGTTAATTAGACAAATTTATAGAACCTTTGAACAGAAAGCATATATTGGCTATACTGCTACACCATTTGCAAACATCTTTATTCATAACGAAACAAGCACAAGTGATCATGGAGAAGACTTATTTCCCAAAGATTTTATCTTAAACCTACCAAAACCATCCAATTATGTAGGACCAGCTGAGTTTTTCGGGTTAGATTTAGATGACGATAGCTCATTACCTTTATTAAGGGAGATAGAATATGTAGATACTTTTGCACCATTAGGTCATAAAATTACTCATGTACCTAAATATCTGCCTAATTCCTTAAAAGAAGCAATTTATTCCTTTATACTAACAGTTACTATCAGATCATTACGTGGTTATGAAAAAAAACATAATTCGATGCTTATTCATGTTACTAGGTTTAAACCTGTGCAAGAAATTGTATATGAATTAGTCTCAGATGAATTATATAGCATAAAAAATAGATTAAGATTAGGTGAGTCAGAAAGTAGTGACTCCATAATTTCAGAGATTAAGTATCTCTTTTTAAATGATTTCTTGAGTACAACTACTAAAATGGAAATTAATTGCCCAGAAATGAAGTGGGAATTAATAAATGAAAAATTACTACAAACTGTCGAAAGCATTCAAGTTAAGAAGATAAATGGTAACAGTAAGGACACTTTAGATTATAAAGAACATGAGGAAACTGGCCTAAATGTTATTGCTGTAGGTGGAGATAAACTTTCAAGAGGTATAACGTTAGAAGGTTTGTCAATTAGTTATTATCTAAGAGCAAGTAAAATGTACGATACATTGATGCAAATGGGTCGTTGGTTTGGCTATAGAGATGGCTATTTAGACCTTTGTAGGATCTATACTACATCTGATTTGATTACATGGTTTAGACACATTGCTATAGCAACAGAAGAATTAAGAAGCGAGATCGAGTATATGGCTTCAGTAGGTTCAACACCTCAAATGTTTGGACTTAAGGTACAAAAACATCCCTCTATGCTTGTTACCAATCAACTTAAGATGAGAGCTACTGAAGTCAAAACACTTTCATATAGTGGGACAGTAAGTGAAACAACTGTGTTTGAATTAAACGATGATACATTTATTCATAATTTCTCTGTAACAGATAAATTTATAAAGCAATTAGCTACTCCTAACAAAGATTATATATTTAACAAAAGGGCGAAGGTCTCTACTCTAGAACACTTATTCTGGGATAATGTAGCGGGAGAAATGGTTTTTAATTTTATTCATGAATTCAAAACAGCTTCATCGTCTCCAAGGGCCAACAGTAAATATATAAGTGAATATATTAATGAGCAAATGAAGAATGGAGAATTAGTTAGGTGGACAGTTGTACTTATTAACGAAGGAGAGAAGGAGTTATTACTTGGTGGACATTGGATAGGTAATGGAATTGAAAGAGCTGGCATCAAAGAATATACAAAGCAAGGATCAGTATCAGTTAAACGATTACTTTCTAAGAACCATGAGTTTTTTGATTTTACAGGGGAACAAATTGAATATATTAAAGTGCATAATCTAAAAGATATAGAGGCAAGGAAACAACTTAGAAATCCTGAAGAAGGATTGTTAATTCTATACCCAATTGATTATACCAAAAATGAAAATTTAGTAGGCGTTGCTCAGACTCCAATTGGTTTTGGGGTAGTTTTCCCTGAGACAAATCATCCTCAAACATCTGTAAATTATGTAGTAAACAATGTGTTTATGGAGATGGATTCATGA
- a CDS encoding DNA cytosine methyltransferase, with product MKKLKVLDLFAGAGGLSLGLHQTNCFEVVMAVELDKHAASTYKENHRNVEVYQRDIRKLKYTDNTNNLIEKFSDVSVIVGGSPCQGFSNANRQKNELISGNNELVKEFVRAVETIRPDAFIMENVKSMRSSSHKFFYSINDASELNDLGVTIIDEDISIGKYTAFTDLALYMISRNEDLSQYLIPNNLFAKLKAVLKQTEKSLQDVVKYFQSKNNKSFFQKLTSTSEWEIQYHSYISDEHRGLWLETKIIIESILNNNEFSFESLINNLEILIETQKLFQKTLEVINYNVEVDRYFINNRREVCISVKTYNVYEYLLRKFESLDYEIDSDILNAAEFGVPQQRKRLFILGVRNDCVKKYPVKLPDPVLRHYSEYFTIKDAIQDISYIEPETNIDSEPKIKSHTLNNLSTLGKYLNGNKVQLYNHVTTDTREIAKLRFKALSQGQNFHDLGDDLKTTYSDTKRTQNTIYKRLKYDEPSGTVVNVRKSMWIHPIHDRAISVREAARLQSFPDQYVFKGKKDAQYQQVGNAVPPLLARSVAECLLYSLGIDVQERVSDIILSRQLDLVSNAN from the coding sequence GTGAAAAAACTAAAAGTACTAGACCTATTCGCAGGTGCTGGGGGATTAAGTCTAGGTTTACATCAAACAAACTGCTTTGAAGTAGTTATGGCTGTAGAATTAGATAAACATGCTGCTAGCACATATAAAGAGAACCACAGAAACGTAGAAGTTTATCAACGTGATATTAGGAAGCTGAAATATACCGACAATACCAATAATCTCATAGAGAAATTTAGCGATGTCTCAGTAATAGTAGGAGGGAGTCCTTGTCAAGGGTTCTCAAATGCAAATCGACAAAAAAACGAGTTAATTAGTGGAAACAATGAACTAGTAAAAGAGTTCGTCAGAGCAGTGGAAACCATCAGACCTGATGCTTTTATTATGGAAAATGTAAAATCTATGAGATCATCCTCTCACAAATTCTTTTATTCAATAAATGATGCATCTGAACTAAATGATTTAGGTGTTACAATTATTGATGAGGATATTAGTATTGGAAAGTATACAGCATTTACAGATTTAGCCCTATATATGATTTCAAGAAATGAAGATCTTTCTCAATATTTAATACCAAATAATCTCTTCGCAAAGCTCAAAGCTGTTTTAAAGCAAACTGAAAAGAGCCTACAAGATGTAGTTAAGTATTTTCAAAGCAAAAACAATAAGAGTTTCTTTCAAAAACTAACGTCTACCTCCGAATGGGAGATACAATATCACTCTTATATTAGTGATGAACATAGAGGTTTATGGCTTGAAACTAAAATTATTATTGAGTCTATTCTAAACAATAATGAGTTTTCATTTGAGTCTCTTATTAATAATTTAGAAATTTTAATTGAAACCCAAAAATTATTTCAAAAAACATTAGAAGTCATTAATTACAATGTTGAAGTAGACCGATATTTTATTAACAATAGAAGAGAAGTTTGTATATCTGTAAAAACTTACAATGTTTATGAATATCTTTTACGTAAATTTGAATCATTAGATTACGAAATAGACTCAGATATTTTAAATGCTGCAGAGTTCGGGGTACCTCAACAAAGAAAACGTCTATTTATTTTAGGAGTACGTAACGATTGCGTAAAAAAGTATCCTGTAAAGTTACCAGATCCAGTCCTTAGACACTATTCAGAATACTTTACAATAAAAGATGCCATTCAGGATATTTCATATATCGAACCAGAAACTAATATTGACTCAGAGCCAAAAATTAAATCTCACACTTTAAATAATCTAAGTACTCTAGGAAAATATTTGAACGGAAATAAAGTTCAGCTTTATAACCATGTAACTACAGACACTAGAGAAATTGCTAAGTTGAGATTTAAAGCCCTTTCTCAGGGACAAAACTTTCATGATCTAGGTGATGATCTTAAGACAACCTACTCCGACACTAAACGAACACAAAATACAATATACAAAAGACTTAAATATGATGAACCCTCAGGAACTGTAGTAAATGTAAGAAAATCTATGTGGATTCATCCCATTCATGATAGAGCTATTAGTGTTAGAGAGGCAGCAAGACTACAATCTTTTCCAGATCAATACGTATTTAAAGGAAAAAAGGATGCTCAATATCAGCAAGTTGGAAATGCAGTTCCACCGCTACTTGCTAGATCTGTTGCAGAGTGTTTGCTGTATTCTTTAGGGATTGACGTTCAAGAAAGAGTAAGTGATATTATTTTATCAAGACAGCTTGATTTAGTAAGTAATGCGAATTAG
- a CDS encoding ATP-binding protein: protein MDNNYDIVEPLASSIVQSLRSIGYSLETAIADIVDNSIAANANQININFIWNKEISYISIQDNGMGMGEEELKVAMRIGSMSPLSTRNSKDLGRFGMGLKTAAFSQCKRLSVMTKKKDEELHTRCWDLDLIEKTGKWSLLKEFKEISDLQIIEQGTIVLLEKLDRLISESYSSVAYNSYLKKVASVEQHLSMVFHRFLEGPNAIQIYINNMLLKPWDPFLVNEMATQELAIEQHYDNDYIIKIQPYILPHHSKISKDTYSYADGPRGWHDQQGFYIYRNRRMLVSGSWLSIFRKEEPYKLARIMIDITSDMDFSWQIDIKKSTARPPKYILDELKRIGKIARDASYKVYYHRGVRLIQNNATQNNDHVWEQIHKHGKVFYKLNRAHPILLKLNDEVDDYKLLNAYLSFIEEYSPFNLVSYTPSLKIEDTNQEKKNYNKVEITEDILSSLKDIIYALKSSGYTGDQILYRLCNSEPFNKYFEQIKALLEEE, encoded by the coding sequence TTGGATAATAATTATGACATAGTTGAACCATTGGCATCTTCAATTGTTCAATCTCTAAGATCAATTGGTTATAGCTTAGAAACTGCTATAGCAGACATAGTAGACAATAGTATTGCCGCAAATGCTAATCAAATTAATATTAACTTCATTTGGAACAAGGAAATCAGCTATATATCAATTCAAGACAATGGAATGGGAATGGGTGAAGAGGAATTAAAGGTAGCTATGAGAATAGGTTCAATGAGTCCACTAAGTACTAGAAATAGTAAGGACCTAGGGAGATTTGGAATGGGACTTAAAACAGCTGCTTTCTCACAATGCAAAAGACTAAGTGTCATGACAAAAAAAAAAGATGAAGAACTACACACTAGGTGTTGGGATCTAGATCTTATAGAGAAAACTGGTAAGTGGTCCTTATTAAAGGAATTTAAAGAAATTAGTGATCTTCAAATTATTGAGCAAGGTACTATAGTTTTATTAGAGAAATTGGATAGGTTAATTAGCGAATCTTACTCTTCAGTAGCTTATAATAGCTATTTAAAAAAAGTCGCGTCTGTTGAACAGCATTTAAGTATGGTTTTCCATCGATTTCTAGAAGGTCCAAATGCAATTCAGATCTATATAAATAACATGCTTCTAAAGCCTTGGGATCCTTTTTTAGTCAATGAAATGGCTACTCAAGAGTTAGCAATAGAGCAGCATTATGATAATGATTACATAATAAAAATTCAACCATATATCCTACCACATCATTCAAAGATATCAAAGGACACATATTCATACGCAGATGGTCCAAGAGGTTGGCATGATCAACAAGGATTTTACATATATCGCAACAGAAGGATGCTGGTTTCTGGAAGTTGGCTTAGTATTTTTCGAAAAGAAGAGCCTTACAAGTTGGCTAGAATTATGATTGATATAACAAGTGATATGGATTTTAGTTGGCAAATTGATATAAAGAAATCAACAGCCCGTCCGCCTAAATACATTTTAGATGAGCTCAAGAGAATCGGGAAGATTGCGAGAGATGCATCTTATAAAGTTTATTACCATAGAGGGGTAAGGCTAATTCAAAATAATGCAACACAAAATAATGACCATGTATGGGAGCAGATACATAAGCATGGAAAGGTATTTTACAAGTTAAACAGGGCACACCCTATTTTATTAAAATTAAATGATGAAGTAGATGACTATAAGCTATTAAATGCTTACCTCTCTTTTATTGAGGAATATTCTCCATTTAATTTAGTTTCCTATACTCCTAGTTTAAAAATAGAAGACACTAACCAAGAGAAAAAGAATTATAACAAAGTAGAAATTACAGAAGATATATTAAGTAGTTTAAAAGATATAATTTATGCACTAAAGTCATCAGGGTATACAGGAGATCAAATATTATACAGATTATGTAATAGTGAACCATTTAACAAGTACTTTGAGCAAATTAAGGCTTTATTAGAGGAGGAGTAA